The genomic region GCTTGCGGTAGCCGTAGGACTGGAAGCCGGAGGCCTCGCCGAAGGAGTCGCGGAAGCGGTTGAACTCCGTGGGGGTCATGTCGTTGATCAGCCCCCAGGAGTCGTTGAGCACGTCCTGGGCGTGGCACGCCCGGCGCAGCCAGGACAGGGCTCCGGGGACGTCGTCGGCCTCCAGCGCGTCACGGGCGGCCTCCCAGCGCTCCCGGACCAGGCTGAACAGCAGTTCCATGACCTGTGTGGCGATGAGGAAGGCGGACTCGGCCGGTTCGTCGGTACGGGTCCGCTGCAGACCGAGCAGCGTGTCGATGCCCGCGTAGTCGACGTAGGGCGTGTTGCCGCCGAAGGACAGGGTGGGGCCGCCCCGCTCCGCGCCCGCACCCTGCTCGGGGGCGGCGTCGCCCTCACCCCCCGGCATGAACGGGCACTGCTGGGCGGACGTGGTGGTGAGCATGGAGACCCCTCGTGGTACTGCGCGGAACCGGTGGGCGCACCCGGCGCGGAGCCCCGGGGACCCGGTGCACCACGCTGTGTACGCGAGTTCACATGATCGAACAAAACACCTGAACAAGGAAGGGACAACGCACACGCAAGTCGGACATTCGGTTAGCATTCATCACACGTCATGCCCTCCGACTTTGGGATCGCAAAGTATGACCTCAGGACTGACAACCTCCTTGGACGGCGTTGACCTGCGGATCCTCTCCGAGCTCCAGCAGGACGGCCGGCTGTCCTTCAACGAGCTGTCCCGGCGCGTCAACCTCTCGGCGCCCGCCGTGGCCGACCGCGTCCGCCGCCTGACCGACCGCGGGGTGATCACCGGGTACCACGCGCACGTCGACCCGGCCGCCGCCGGACTCCCGGTCACGGCGCTGGTGCGCATGGAGTGCTTCGGAGCCAACTGCCTGCTGCGGGAGCGGGCGTCGATGGAGCTCCCGGAGATCCTCCAGGTCCACCGGGTCACCGGCGACGCGTGCTGCGTGCTGCTCATCGCGGTGCGCTCCATGGAGCACTTCGAGGAGGTCATCGACCAGCTGGCCGAGCACGGCCGCCCCTCCA from Nocardiopsis aegyptia harbors:
- a CDS encoding Lrp/AsnC family transcriptional regulator, whose product is MTSGLTTSLDGVDLRILSELQQDGRLSFNELSRRVNLSAPAVADRVRRLTDRGVITGYHAHVDPAAAGLPVTALVRMECFGANCLLRERASMELPEILQVHRVTGDACCVLLIAVRSMEHFEEVIDQLAEHGRPSSTMVLSSPVPWRAVTAARTP
- a CDS encoding tryptophan 2,3-dioxygenase encodes the protein MLTTTSAQQCPFMPGGEGDAAPEQGAGAERGGPTLSFGGNTPYVDYAGIDTLLGLQRTRTDEPAESAFLIATQVMELLFSLVRERWEAARDALEADDVPGALSWLRRACHAQDVLNDSWGLINDMTPTEFNRFRDSFGEASGFQSYGYRKLEFLLGNKSAAMIRPHKAMEPVVGELTDLLERPGLYDAALRLLHRRGLPVPADRFERDWTQAYEPSPEVERAWADVYADDRPGNDLFLLAEALMDVAERVTRWRHLHLVAVKRTMGGKPGSGGSNGLNWLARHVEQDVFPELWSLRNTI